GCCGGCGTTGCGATTGCCGCCTCCTCAAGATCGTCATAGCCGGTGACCGAGATGTCGACGCCCGGCACGAGGCCGGCCCGCGCGATGCCGTTCATCAACCCGATCGCGACCAGATCGTTCCAGCAGCAGGCGGCGGTGGGCTTGTCCTTCAGCGCCAGAAACTGCCCCGCGGCTTCGAAGCCGGCCTGCTTGGTGCGGGGGCCGGGAATGCGCCAGGACGGCTTCACCTCCAGGCCGGCCGCCTCCATGGCGTTGAGATAGCCCTGGTAACGGTCGCGACCGGTCGAGGTCTGGTCGGTGCCGCCGACCATGGCGATGCGCTTGTGGCCGAGCGAGATCAGATGATTGGTGGCAAGTGCGGTGCCATAGGCATCGTCGCCGCGGAACACCGGCACGTCGGCGCCGGCGACGCTGCGCGCGATCAGCACCGCCGGCAGGCCGTTTTCTTCGGCCATGATGATGTCCTCGGCCGGCGTGCCTATGGCCGGCGACATGATGACGCCGTCGGCGCCGAGCTGCAGCAGCGTGTCGATGAAGGTGCGCTGCTTTTCCAGCTGGTCGTAGTGATTGGACAGGATGAAGGTCTGGCGGCTGCGGTCGAGCTCGCTTTCGATCGAGCGCAGTATCTCGGCGAAGAAGGGGTTCATGATGTCGTGCACGACGACGCCGACGATGCCGGAGCGCGAGGTGCGCAGCGAGGCGGCGCGGCGGTTGTAGATATAGCCGATGGCGCGCGCGTGCTCCTTGATGCGCTCCCGCGTGGCGCCGGCCACCAGCGGGCTGTCGCGCAGCGCCAGCGATACCGTTGCCGTGGAGACGCCGAGCGCATCCGCGATCGTCGAAAGCTTGATCTTCTGTGCCAGCGCCCTTCGCTCCCCAGGGTCTTTAAACTGTTTAAATTCGGCCTTATGCCATCGATCGGGAGCAAATCAAAGTTTTTTCGCCAGCGCCTCGGCCTCGGTGTCGAGCGAGGCGGAGTTGCGCACGCGAAGCCGGTGCTCGCGGTGGATGATATAGAGGCCACTGGCAACGATGATGGCGGCGCCCAGCAAGGTCCAGCGATCGGGGAACTGGTGGAAGATCAGCCAGCCTGAGATGATCATCCACACCATCTGCGAATAGGGGAAAGGCGCCAGCTGCGTCGTGGTCGCCAGGCGATAGGCCCGGACCAGCAGATAGTGGCCGCCGGCGCCGAAGACGCCCAGCATCAGGACGATGAACCATTGAAAGCCGCCGTGCGGCAGCGCGGGCGCAAAGGCAAGCATCGGGGCCAGCAGCACCGACGGCGCCAGCGCCGAGAACAATATCAGGCTCTCCGATGTTTCGGTCGAGGACATACGCCGCGTCATAATGACGTAGAAGGAGTTCGACAGCATCGAGCACAGCGCGAAGAGATGGCCGATGCCGAACACGCCCACGCCGGGCCTGGTGATGATCAGGACACCGACAAAGCCGGTGAGGATCGCCAGCCAGCGCCGCCAGCCGGCCCATTCGCCGAGCAGCGGGCCGGCAAGGGCGGTGATGACCATCGGGCCAAAGAAATAGATCGACGTCGTCTCGGCCAGCTGCAGCGTCTTCAGCGCCAGGATGTTGAACATGGTCGAGCCGAAAAGCATGCAGCCGCGCAATATATGCGCCGGCAGGTTGTTGGCGCGAAAGCGCGCCGGCTCGCGCCAGCCGCGCAGGAAGACGCCGACGAGCAAGACATGGACGGTGAAGCGGGCCCAGGCGACGATCAGCGCCGATACGCCGGCCAGCACCAGATATTTGCTGGAGGTGTCGAGAAAGGTGAAGCAGACATAGACGCAAAGCATCAAAAGCATCGCCGCGGGCGGCGTTGCGCTGTCGTCGTTGTTTTTGGGAATGCTCAAGGTCGGGCCGAAGGGAGGATAGACGTCCCCTTCTGCGGCAATCGCCGCTGGCCGGCAAGCCAAAAGCCCCAACAAGCGCTTTGGACAGGCTTAGAGCGCATCGCCGTCGGCGATTGGCTTGAACGGTTCCTCGCGGTTCGTCATCCACGGGCGGAGCAAGGAGCGAAGCGACGCGCGCAGACCCGAGGATCCATGCCGTTACATCGACGCTCCAGCAACGGTGCAAAATTCTGCTCCGCTGCGAACCTCGGCGAAGGTCACGGCATGGATCCTTGGGTCTTCGCTCCGCTTCGCGTCGCTACGCCCAAGGATGACGAAGTTGGCGAGGTCGCTGCTAATCCCGAACGTTCAAGACGGATAAAATCACCCATGCATGCGGGCGCCCTTGGTGATCTTGTCGACCAGCTTCTTCTCGCCGCGCAAGGCGATGCCGACGACCTTGGCATCGTCCGGGGCGAATTCGGCGAAGACGGCGCGGTTGGCCACGTCGTGGCCGGTCGAAAACATCTCCTCGACATAGGCGGATGTCGTCACGCCGCGCTCCAATGACCGGCGATGGATCGTGCTGAGCGTCACCGCGTCGGCCGAGAGGACGATGACCGGCTGGACCGACATCGGATTGTAGAGGTTGCCGGCACGGTCGCGATACGGCTCGCCGATGATCTCGGGGAATTGCGCGACGATGCCGCTGGTGAGGAAGGCGGTGACGTTGAGCTTCTGCCAGACCGGCAGATCCTCTCTGAGAACAATTGCAATTTTCGTATCGAACACCAAGATTGAGACTCCGGGATGGCCCGCGACGGGCGGAACAGGGCGATGGCGCAGGCTCTAGGCGCAGAAGCGAAGCAAGGTCTTGAACGTTCGTGCGCGGACGCGGCCAATGGCGATCGCATTGTTTCGGCGCCGGGTGGGCTGGGCCTCGAACGCATCGAGGCGCGTTTCCACGGCAACGCCTTCGAGCCGCACCGGCACGACACCTATGCCATCGGCGTGACATTGCACGGCGTGCAGCGCTTCCATTATCGCGACGCGCTGCAACACAGCCTGCCCGGCCAGGCGATCGTGCTGCACCCGGACGAATTACATGATGGCGGCGCCGGCACCGAAGACGGGCTGCGCTACCGGATCCTCTATCTGGAGCCGTCCCTGCTGCTCGATAGCCTCGATGGCGAGCCACTGCCTTTCGTGCGCAACGCCGTGGTCGACGATCCTCACTTGCGGGACACGCTTTTGTCGGCGCTAACCCCACTGGACGAAGAGCTCGATGACCTGTTCGTGGCGGATTTCGTCGCGCAGCTGGCGCAGCATCTGAGACGCCACGCCGGAAAGCCGGCAAAATCAACAGGCAAGACCGCGTGGCGCGCGGCGACACTTGCGCGCGACTATCTTGCGGAGAATGCCGAACGGCCGGTGCGCTCCGATGAGCTCGAGGCCGTTACCGGCCTCGACCGCTATCAGTTATCACGGCATTTTCGCGCTACTTATTCGACCAGCCCGCACCGCTTCCTGTTGATGCGCCGGCTGCAAAGAGCGCGGCGCATGATCGCCGAGGGAGAACCGCTGGCGGAGATCGCCGCCGGAGCCGGCTTCAGCGACCAGAGCCATTTCAACCGGCATTTCAAGAGGGCGTTCGGCCTGACGCCGGGGCGTTGGGCGGCGCTGGTGAGGCGCGACGCGTAGCGTCGTCGCTTAAGGGCAAGGCGTCCGGTAATGGCCTTCAGGCGCGACGCGCAGCGTCGTCGCCCTTTTCACTAAGCCGCCGATGCCTGGGCCCGCGTGGTTGCGCGCCGATGCTGCGCATCGCGCGTCTGTCACCAACGCCGTGCAGTTGAGCGATGACGCTGCGCGTCACGCTTCATCCATCTCCGCGTCGTCGTCCATCAGGACCAGGTCTTCGTTCGACAAATTCGCCTCGATACGGGCGAGCAGCTTGAACAGCGCCTTCTGGTCCTTCTTGTCGAGCCCCTTCAGCGCCTGCTTCTCGGTCTTCTTGACCGATTTCTCGATGGCGCGGATGGTTTCGCGGCCGGACTCGGTGAGGAAGATATGCGCCTGCCGGGCATCGGCGTTGGAGGCGCGCTTTTCCAGGAAACCCTGGGCCTGCAGCCGGTTGATGGTCTTGGTGATGGTCGGCGGACGCACACCGAGCCGGCCGGCGAGGTTGCCGGGGGTCTGGCCATCCTCGCGATCGAGCGCCAGCATGATCTGGTCCTGGCCGGCGTAGAAACCATGCGCCAGAAGCCGCGCCGCGAGCGCCGTTCGGGCCAGCCTCGCCGCCGAATGCAGCCGGCTCATTGTCGCAGTCTTGTCCGCCTTGGCCATGGCCATTCCCTCTTCGGCCGAACCGGCGCGGCCAGCATAGAGGCTGTCCGGCGGTTGGCAAATGACGATCCCTAAGAAACCGGCTTGCGGAACGCTTTGCCGGCAAGCATTGCGGTGTTCGCGCAGGTGATGCCAGATGTTTATTTCAGTTAGATGACAAACGACTTTTGCGCAGGCGGGATTCAAAGCGGAAGCCGATCAGGGCTGCCTGTCGCTGCCGCGGCTCCCGCCTTTGGCCGGCCTCGACCGCGGCCAATTCCTCCTCGCCGCCATTCCGGTCAGAGGGTCCGCCTGGCCCATCGGTTTGGCGCGTGCAAAAGCGCGACGCCCATCCTATATGAGGCCGACAATGCAGATTTTTCGAGGCCAAGATTTCGAGGCAAGTCATGAGCGATGCACAAACGCAAATCCCCGTAACCGTTCTCACCGGCTATCTCGGCGCGGGCAAGACGACGCTGCTCAACCGCATCCTGTCGGAGAACCACGGCAAGCGCTACGCCGTCATCGTCAACGAGTTCGGCGAGATCGGCATCGACAACGACCTGATCGTGGAATCCGACGAGGAAATCTATGAGATGAACAATGGTTGCGTGTGCTGCACGGTGCGCGGCGACCTGATCCGCGTCGTCGAGGGCCTGATGAAACGGCCGGGCCGCTTCGACGCCATCGTCGTCGAGACCACCGGTCTCGCCGACCCGGTGCCGGTGGCGCAGACCTTCTTCATGGACGACGACGTGCGCACCAAGACCAAGCTCGACGCGGTGGTGGCGCTGGTCGACGCCAAGCATTTGCCACTGCGCCTCAAGGATTCCAAGGAAGCCGAGGACCAGATCGCCTTCGCCGACGTGGTGGTGCTGAACAAGACCGATCTAGTCACGCCGGAAGAGCTGGAAAAGGTCGAGGCGACGATCCGCGCCATCAACCCGGCGGCAAAGATCCATCGCACGCAGCGGTCCGGCGTGGCGCTCGACGAAGTGCTCGACCGAGGCGCCTTCGATCTGTCGCGCGCGCTGGAGAGCGATCCGCATTTCCTCGAGGCGCATGATCACGACCATGACTATGATCACGACCACCAGCATCATGACCATGACGGGCACGATCATCATCACCATCATGACCATGCTTCCGACATCCATGACGTGACGGTGAAGTCGGTGTCGCTGCGCGGCGGCGAGATGGACCCGAAGAAGTTTTTCCCCTGGATCGAGAAGGTGACTCAGATGGAAGGGCCAAACATCCTGCGGCTGAAGGGCATCATCGCGCTCAAGGGCGACGAGGACCGCTACGTGCTGCAGGGCGTGCACATGATCCTCGAGGGCGACCACCAGCGCGCCTGGAAGGACGGCGAGAAGCACGAGAGCCGGCTGGTCTTCATCGGCCGCGATCTCGACGCCGAGCGGTTGCGCAAGAGTTTTGAAGCCTGCCAGGCGGCTTGATTTTTCGCCGGCCTCCCCTTCTCCCACAGGGGGAGAAGGGAGAGCCGCAACGCCGGCGCCCTTCCTTATAGCGATTCCAAGCATGGGTTGAGACCCTCAGCTCGACCCCTTATGGGAAGGGCATTGATCTCGAATGGACCGCCCCTATGCCCACAGTCGCCCCGCTTGATCTCGAAGGCCATTGCGTCGCCGCCGTCTTCCTCAACGACGTGCCGCATTTCGCTTTGGCCGACGGCGTGATCCACCGCCTGGAGAATGGGCAGAAGACGGTGCAGGCCAATGACGGCCTGCTTGCCGCCTTCCATGACGCGGCCAACGACCGGCTGATCACCGGCGGCGAAGACGGCAAGGTGTTTGCCGTCAAGGCCGGCGGCAAGGTGAGCGAACTGGCGAGCGCCGGCAAGAAGTGGGTGACCAGCGTCACCGCCGGACCGCAGGGCGCCATCGCCTACGCCTCCGGCAAGACCGCCTTCGTGCGTTTCGCCGACGGCAAGATCAAGGAATTCGCTCATCCGCGCTCGGTGGAAGGGCTTGTCTTCTCGCCCAAGGGCATGCGTTTCGGCGTGGCCCGTTACAATGGCGCGACGCTGCATTTTCCGGCGGCCGAAGGCAAGCCGGTGGAGCTCGAATGGGCCGGCGCCCATACCGGCATCACCTTCTCGCCGGATGGCGCCTTCCTGGTCACCACCATGCAGGAAAACGCGCTGCATGGCTGGAAGCTCGCCGACGGCAAGCACATGCGCATGTCAGGCTATCCCGGCAAGGTGAAGAGCCTGTCCTGGAGCGTGAAGGGCAAATGGCTGGCGAGTTCGGGCGCGCCGGCGGCGATCGTCTGGCCGTTTCAAGCCAAGGACGGGCCGATGGGCAAGGCGCCGCTGGAACTCGGCACGCGCGGCAACACGATGGTGACCTGCGTCGCCTGCCATCCGAGCCAGGACGTGGTGGCCATCGGCTATGAGGACGGCATGGTGATCGCGGCGCGCTTTGCCGACGCCAAGGAAGTGCTGCTGCGCCGCCCCGGCAAGGGCGCCATCACCGCCATGATGTGGGACAAGGAAGAGCGCCGCATCGTCTTCGGAAGTGCGGCCGGCGATTGCGGCGTGATTGACATCACCGCCTGATCATTCGGCGCCGCAGGACACATCGCCCTTGAACTCGACTGGATCGCTGCTCGCGCCGGCCGTGCCGTCAGAGACCGCGAGCGTGTAGCGCCCGTTATAGGTGCTTTCGTCGCTGGCCTTGGTCAGGATCGTCAGCTCCACCGAGCGGTAGGTGTCCTTGGCTTCGTGCTCGCGATAAACGAGCAGCCGCAACTCCTCGCCGTCGAGCCAGTATTGCGTAAGGTTCTGGTCCTCGAACACCGTCTTGCGCAGGCTGTCGGTGGCGGGACGGGCCTTGATCTCCAAGTCACCGCGGAAATTGAAGGTCGGCCCGCCCAGGCCACGGGTCACGCCGGCGTCGAGCTGGAAGGCGACCTTGGCGTCATCGACCGAGCACCAGAGGGCGCCGGAGGCGAAACCGCCATTCACTGACGCAAGAAGCACTGCCCCGCAAAGAACTGTCCGCATTTTCCCCTCCTCCATGCCTGCCCGCAATGAGGCCCTGACGGAGGTGCCGGGTCAAGAGCGCTGAGCCAACGCCCGCCGCCGGCGCGGCCAATTGCGGTTTTGCTAGCCGGTTGGCAGAGTGCCGCGCGAAACACAGGGGTTTTCATGCAGGCATCGGACAGTTCCAGGAATTCCATCGGCGGCATCGACATCGCGCGCATCGCCGAATTGCGCGAAGGGGAAGCGGCCGCCTTCCGCAAAGCGCGGCCGAAATCCGAGGCGAAGCTTGGCAATGGCATCGCCGGCTTCCTGGGCGGCGTGCCGATGCATTGGATGATCGACTGGCCGACACCATTCCCGATACTGGTCGACGGCGCCAAGGGCGCCACCATTACCGATATCGACGGCAACAGGCTCGACGATTTCTGCCTCGGCGACACCGGCTCGATGCTCGGCCATTCGCCGCCGGCGGTCGCGCGCGCGATCCGCCGGCAGGCGGCGCGTGGCCTGACATACATGCTGCCCAGCGAGGATGCGCTGGCGATCGGCCCGCTCCTGCAGCAGCGCTTTGGCCTCCCCTACTGGCAGATCGCCACCACCGCCACCGACGCCAACCGTTTCGCGCTGCGCGTCGCCCGCGCGGTCACCGGGCGCGAGAAGATCCTGGTCTTCAACGGTTGCTATCATGGCTCGGTCGATGAGACGATGGTGCGGCTGATCGACGGCAAGCCGGCGAACCGGCCTGGTTTGGCCGGCGAATTCCGCGATCTCACGCGGGCGACCAAGATCGTCGAGTTCAACGATGTTGCCGCATTGGAAGCAGCGCTCGCGGACCGCGACGTAGCCTGCGTCATCACCGAGCCGGTGCTGACCAATTCCTGCATGGTGCTGCCGGATGCCGGCTTCCATGACGCGCTGCGGCGGCTGACCCGCGCGGCCGGCACGCTGCTCCTGATCGACGAAACCCACACCATCTCCACCGGCCCGGGCGGCTATACGCGCAAGTACGGGCTGGAGCCAGACCTGTTCGTGCTCGGCAAGCCGGTGGCCGGCGGCGTGCCGGCGAGCATCTGGGGGATGAGCGAGGAGGTCGCCACGCGTTACGCCGCCTATAACCGGACCAAGGAGCCCGGCTATTCCGGCATGGGCACGACGTTGTCGGCCAACCCGCTGCAGTTCGCGGCAATGCGCGCGACGCTAGAGGAGGTGATGACGGAGCAAGCCTACGCGCATATGGACCGGCTGGCGCGCCGGCTCGATGCGGGGCTGACCGCCGTCATCCAGCGAAACAAGCTGCCCTGGCATGTCGCGCGGGTCGGCGCGCGCGTCGAATTCATCTGCGCGCCCGGACCGCTGCATAATGGCGCCGAGGCCGAGAAGGCGCATGCGCCGGAGCTCGAAGCCGCCATCCATGTCGCGCTGGTCAATCGCGGCGTGCTGATCGCGCCGTTCCACAACATGATGCTGATCTCGCCGGTGACGTCTTCAGCGCAAGTGAGCCGGCTGATCGCCGCCTTCGCCGCGGTTGCGGCCAGGCTGACGGCGTGAGAAAAGCGGCCATGGACAATCCGAACGCCGTAACAACATCGCCTTCCGGGTCGACGCCCGCCAAGGCGAAGGCCTTTCTCGACGCGCATCCGGAGATCGAGGCGTTCGACATCGTGCTGACCGACGCCAACGGTATCGGCCGCGGCAAGATCGTGCGCCGCCATGAGCTGATGGGGATTTTCGAGAACGGAAGGCACCTGCCTATCTCGATCCTCGGCCTCGACATCACCGGCGAGGACGTGCACGAGACCGGACTGGTGTGGGATACAGGCGACGGCGACCTCAGGGCGTGGCCGATCCCGGGCACGCTGGTGCCGCTCTACGGCACCAATCCGGCGCGCGGCCAGGTGCTGATGTCGATGTACCATCTCGACGGCCAACCGATGACCTCCGACCCACGGCTGGTGCTGGCAAGGCAGGTGGAATTGCTGGCGGCGCGCGGCCTGCATCCTGCTGGCGCTTTCGAGCTGGAGTTCTTCCTGCTGTCCAACGAGCGCGATGCGGATGGCAAGGTGCAGCCTGCCCGCGCGGTGCTCGACGGCCGTCGTTCGGCGAAGACCGAGGTCTATTCCGTCGACCATCTGCATGGCATGGAGCCGCTGTTCTCCGACATCTACGCGGGGGCCAAGGCGCAGGGCATTCCGGCCGAAACGGTCATTTCCGAATACGCGCCCGGCCAGTACGAGCTGACGCTCAACTACCGCAAGGACGTGATGCGCGCGGCTGACGACCTCGTCATGCTGAAGCGGCTGGTCAGGGCGCAGGCGCGGCGGCACGGCGTCACCGCCTGCTTCATGGCCAAGCCCATCGAGTCCTATGCCGGCTCCGGCATGCATTTCCACGTCTCGCTGCAGGACGATGCCGGCCGTAACGTCTTCACCGAGGCCACCGGCGAGAAATGGTCACCGAAGCTGCTCAACGCGCTTGGCGGCCTGATCCACACCATGGCGGAATCGATGCTGGTGTTCGCGCCGCACGCCAATTCATGGCGGCGCTTCGTTTCGCAATCCTACGCGCCCGTGGCGCCGACATGGGGCGTCAACAACCGCTCGGTGGCGCTGCGCGTGCCGGCGGGCGACGCCAGGAACCGCCGCATCGAGCACAGGCCGTCGGGCGTCGACGCCAACCCCTATCTGGTAGCGGCGACGGTGCTGGCCGGCATCGTCAAAGGGCTCGACGAAGGGCTGGATCCGGGGCCAGAGACCACCGGGAACGGTTACGAGCAGCCGAGCGAAAGATCGACCATGCCGGCCGACTGGCGCGCCGCGATCGAGGCGGCCAGGGGATCCGATTTCCTGAAATCGGCGCTGGGTCCCGACCTGCACCGGACCTTCGTGGCGATCAAGCAGGCCGAATATCTGCGCGTCGCGCGCACGGTCAGCGAATTGGACTACCACCTCTATCTGCACGAGGTGTAAGGCGGACGACACGCGCGTGGCGATCACGTGTTGCCGCGGACAATCAAAAGTTATAGCCAATTGCATTTCTGGAACATATCATGAACAAATGGCTGTGCTTTCCGTCCGCGAGAAACTGGCGATCCTGTCCGACGCCGCCAAATACGACGCTTCCTGCGCATCGTCCGGCTCGGCGAAGCGCGACTCGCTGAGATCGGGCGGCATCGGCTCGACGGAGGGTTCCGGCATCTGCCATTCCTACGCGCCGGACGGGCGCTGCATCTCGCTCTTGAAAATCCTGCTCACCAATTTCTGCATCTATGACTGCAGCTATTGCATCAACCGCTCGTCCTCGAATGTGCGGCGCGCTCGCTTCAGCGTCGATGAGGTGGTGAAGCTCACCATGGATTTCTACCGCCGCAACTACATCGAGGGGCTGTTCCTGTCCTCTGGCGTCATTCGCTCGCCGGACGAGACGATGGGCGAGATGGTCGAGGTGGCACGCAGGCTCAGGATCGAGGAAAAGTTCGGCGGCTACATACACCTCAAGACCATCCCCGAAGCGTCTGCCGAACTGATCGAGAAGGCAGGGCTTTATGCCGACCGTTTGTCGATCAATGTCGAGCTGCCGACGGACGAAGGCGTCAAGAAACTGGCGCCGGAAAAGAAACCGGAAACGATCCGGCTTTCGATGGCCAAGCTGCGCCGCAAGATCGAGGAGAAGGCCGAGCCCACTTTGCAGAGCCGCAGGCGCGAGCGCTTCGCCCCGGGTGGCCAGTCGACGCAGATGATCGTCGGCGCCGACACGACCTCCGACGACGGCATATTGCGCGCGAGCGCCCGGCTCTATGGCAGCTATCACCTGCGCCGCGTCTACTACTCCGCGTTCAGCCCGATACCCGATTCAACATCTTCGCTGCCCTTGCAGAAACCGCCGCTGATGCGCGAGCACCGGCTCTATCAGGCCGACTGGCTGATGCGCTTCTACGGCTTCTCGCAGCCGGAAATCCTGGCCGGCAGCAATGACGGGATGCTCGACCTTGCCATCGATCCCAAGCTCGCCTGGGCGCTGCGCAATCGGGGCCGATTCCCGGTCGACGTCAACCGCGCCGAGCGAGAGGCGCTGCTGCGCGTTCCCGGGCTCGGCACCAAGGTCATCGACAGGATCGTCGAGACGCGCCGTCACCGCCGGCTGCGGCTCGAGGATGTCGGCCGGCTCTGCCATTCGATCGCCAAGGTGCGGCCCTTCATCGTCGCGGAAGGCTGGTCGCCGGGCGCGCTGACCGACAAGGCCGGCTTGCGCCAGGCGATCACCCGCTCCTGCGAGCAGCTTTCCTTGTTCTGACCATGGCAAGAACACAGCTCAACCTCGCCGCTCATGTCGTCCGGCTCGGCAGCCAGACCGATTTTGCCGGCTGGCGCGACGCGGCGCGGCGGCTGGCGACGAACGATATTCCGCCGGAAGATGTCGCGTGGCAGGTCGAGCCGGATCGCGAAGATGGCGCCAGCGATTTGCCGGCTGCGCAAGCCGATGCGCGACTGGTCGTGCCGCGCGACTTCATCGAGCGAGCCGAGACGGTGATCTGCCATTGCGACCCCGAGCGCTTCGGCTTTCTCTACCGGCTGCTCTGGCGATTGCGCTCGGAGCCGAAGCTGCTTTCGATCGCCACCGATCCCGATATCCGGCGGCTGGAGGCGATGGAGAAGGCCGTGCACCGCGACATCCACAAGATGCGCGCCTTCGTGCGCTTCCGAAAAATCGGCGAAGGCCCGGACGAGCGTTATGTCGCATGGTTCGAGCCCGACCATTACATCGTCGAGCGCAATGCCGATTTCTTCGTGCGTCGTTTCACTGGCATGCGCTGGACGATCCTGACCCCGCATGCCTCGGCCGACTGGGACGGCGAGAGGCTGGCGATGGGGCCGGGTGCGGCCAAGCGCGACGCGCCGGCGGAAGACGATGCCGAGGCGTTGTGGCGGACCTATTTCGAAAACATCTTCAACCCGGCCCGCCTCAAGGTGAAGGCGATGCAGAAGGAGATGCCGAAGAAATATTGGCGGAACCTTCCCGAGGCCTCGCTCATTCCAGATTTGATAGCAGGAGCGGACAAA
This region of Mesorhizobium sp. M2A.F.Ca.ET.046.03.2.1 genomic DNA includes:
- a CDS encoding putative DNA modification/repair radical SAM protein, translating into MAVLSVREKLAILSDAAKYDASCASSGSAKRDSLRSGGIGSTEGSGICHSYAPDGRCISLLKILLTNFCIYDCSYCINRSSSNVRRARFSVDEVVKLTMDFYRRNYIEGLFLSSGVIRSPDETMGEMVEVARRLRIEEKFGGYIHLKTIPEASAELIEKAGLYADRLSINVELPTDEGVKKLAPEKKPETIRLSMAKLRRKIEEKAEPTLQSRRRERFAPGGQSTQMIVGADTTSDDGILRASARLYGSYHLRRVYYSAFSPIPDSTSSLPLQKPPLMREHRLYQADWLMRFYGFSQPEILAGSNDGMLDLAIDPKLAWALRNRGRFPVDVNRAEREALLRVPGLGTKVIDRIVETRRHRRLRLEDVGRLCHSIAKVRPFIVAEGWSPGALTDKAGLRQAITRSCEQLSLF
- a CDS encoding UdgX family uracil-DNA binding protein (This protein belongs to the uracil DNA glycosylase superfamily, members of which act in excision repair of DNA. However, it belongs more specifically to UdgX branch, whose founding member was found to bind uracil in DNA (where it does not belong), without cleaving it, appears to promote DNA repair by a pathway involving RecA, rather than base excision.), coding for MARTQLNLAAHVVRLGSQTDFAGWRDAARRLATNDIPPEDVAWQVEPDREDGASDLPAAQADARLVVPRDFIERAETVICHCDPERFGFLYRLLWRLRSEPKLLSIATDPDIRRLEAMEKAVHRDIHKMRAFVRFRKIGEGPDERYVAWFEPDHYIVERNADFFVRRFTGMRWTILTPHASADWDGERLAMGPGAAKRDAPAEDDAEALWRTYFENIFNPARLKVKAMQKEMPKKYWRNLPEASLIPDLIAGADKAASDMIARMPTSPAPHHAKVKAKHWPTPEPSDVAAPEADDIPELREEAKGCRRCPLWRDATQTVFGEGPENADVIFVGEQPGDQEDLAGKPFVGPAGKVFDSILDDAAIDRHKVYVTNAVKHFKFEPRGKRRIHSKPNAGEIQACRWWLDKELDLVKPNLVVALGATAAQSLLGKAVPITKMRGDVVEREDGLRVFLTIHPSFILRIREQEDKEAERERFLQDMRKVKQLMGA